A single Salmo salar chromosome ssa19, Ssal_v3.1, whole genome shotgun sequence DNA region contains:
- the becn1 gene encoding beclin-1 isoform X1 produces MGVAMEGSKSSSTTMQVSFVCQRCSQPLKLDTSFNVLDRVTIQELIAPLVTVTPSKQTESNEAESAPEETFVETKQDGVSRKYIPPARMMSTESANSFTLIGEASDGGTMENLSRRLKVTSDLFDIMSGQTDVDHPLCEECTDTLLDHLDTQLNITENECQNYKNCLELLSQLKEEEEDSLLLELQKLGEEESSLVGELEAVEEQRAAVAEDLVQGRSHSQQLDTEELQYQKEYSEFKRQQLELDDELKSVDNQMRYCQIQLDRLKKTNVFNATFHIWHSGQFGTINNFRLGRLPSVPVEWNEINAAWGQTVLLLHALANKMGLRFQRYRLVPYGNHSYLESLTDKSKELPLYCSGGLRFFWDNKFDHAMVAFLDCVQQFKEEVEKGDTGFCLPYRMDVEKGKIEDTGGSGGSYSIKTQFNSEEQWTKALKFMLTNLKWGLAWVSSQFYNR; encoded by the exons ATGGG TGTTGCTATGGAGGGCTCCAAGTCCTCTAGTACCACCATGCAGGTCAGCTTCGTGTGTCAGCGCTGCAGTCAGCCTCTAAAGCTGGATACATCCTTCAATGTGCTCGACCGTGTCACCATCCAGGAACTTATTG CTCCTCTGGTCACAGTGACACCAAGCAAGCAGACAGAAAGCAATGAGGCAGAAAGTGCTCCAGAG GAAACCTTTGTGGAAACAAAGCAAGATGGCGTCTCAAGAAAATACATCCCTCCTGCAAG gATGATGTCCACAGAGAGTGCCAACAGCTTCACTCTGATTGGAGAAGCGTCGGACGGAGGCACCATGGAGAACCTCAGTCGGAGGCTGAAGGTGACCAGCGATCTGTTTGACATCATGTCAGGTCAGACCGACGTAGACCACCCGCTGTGCGAGGAGTGTACAGACACCCTGCTAGACCACCTGGACACGCAGCTCAACATCACAGAGAACGAGTGCCAGAACTACAA GAACTGCCTGGAACTGCTGTCCCagctgaaggaggaggaggaggacagcctGTTGCTGGAGCTCCAGAAACTGGGCGAGGAGGAGTCGTCACTGGTGGGGGAGCTGGAGGCGGTGGAAGAGCAGAGGGCTGCCGTGGCCGAGGACCTGGTCCAGGGACGCAGCCACTCCCAGCAGCTAGACACTGAGGAACTGCA GTACCAGAAGGAGTACAGTGAGTTCAAGCGGCAGCAGCTGGAGCTGGATGACGAGCTGAAGAGTGTGGACAACCAGATGCGATACTGCCAGATCCAACTGGACCGCCTGAAGAAGACCAACGTCTTCAACGCCACCTTCCACATCTG GCACAGTGGCCAGTTTGGCACCATCAATAACTTCCGTCTGGGCCGACTACCCAGTGTCCCCGTCGAGTGGAACGAGATCAACGCCGCCTGGGGTCAGACCGTGCTACTGCTCCACGCCCTCGCCAACAAGATGGGGCTACGCTTCCAGAG ataccGCCTGGTCCCATATGGAAACCACTCTTACCTGGAGTCACTTACAGACAAGTCCAAG gagctacCACTGTATTGTTCAGGGGGCCTGCGCTTCTTCTGGGACAACAAGTTTGACCATGCCATGGTGGCCTTCCTGGACTGTGTGCAGCAGttcaaggaggaggtggagaagggaGACACGGGATTCTGCCTGCCCTACAG GATGGATGTCGAGAAGGGCAAGATTGAGGACACAGGAGGCAGCGGCGGCTCCTACTCCATCAAGACCCAGTTCAACTCAGAGGAGCAGTGGACCAAGGCGCTCAAATTCATGTTGACCAACCTCAAGTGGGGCCTGGCGTGGGTGTCGTCTCAGTTTTACAACCGATAG
- the LOC106579156 gene encoding zinc finger C2HC domain-containing protein 1B-like translates to MEEKKEDRQVVLKRRFGMSAANSKLKQCEHCGRCFDPSRLEKHSEICAKLSSKSSRRGVYDSTKHRLKGTVLAGYVKRSVV, encoded by the exons ATGGAAGAGAAAAAGGAGGACAGACAG GTGGTGTTGAAACGTCGATTTGGGATGAGTGCAGCCAACTCCAAGCTGAAGCAGTGTGAGCACTGCGGCCGGTGCTTTGATCCTAGTCGCCTGGAGAAACACAGCGAGATCTGTGCCAAGCTCTCCTCCAAGAGCTCTAGACGAGGGGTCTATGACTCCACCAAGCACCGTCTCAAAGGCACTGTACTGGCTGGCTACGTGAAGCGATCCGTGGTGTGA
- the becn1 gene encoding beclin-1: MEGSKSSSTTMQVSFVCQRCSQPLKLDTSFNVLDRVTIQELIAPLVTVTPSKQTESNEAESAPEETFVETKQDGVSRKYIPPARMMSTESANSFTLIGEASDGGTMENLSRRLKVTSDLFDIMSGQTDVDHPLCEECTDTLLDHLDTQLNITENECQNYKNCLELLSQLKEEEEDSLLLELQKLGEEESSLVGELEAVEEQRAAVAEDLVQGRSHSQQLDTEELQYQKEYSEFKRQQLELDDELKSVDNQMRYCQIQLDRLKKTNVFNATFHIWHSGQFGTINNFRLGRLPSVPVEWNEINAAWGQTVLLLHALANKMGLRFQRYRLVPYGNHSYLESLTDKSKELPLYCSGGLRFFWDNKFDHAMVAFLDCVQQFKEEVEKGDTGFCLPYRMDVEKGKIEDTGGSGGSYSIKTQFNSEEQWTKALKFMLTNLKWGLAWVSSQFYNR; the protein is encoded by the exons ATGGAGGGCTCCAAGTCCTCTAGTACCACCATGCAGGTCAGCTTCGTGTGTCAGCGCTGCAGTCAGCCTCTAAAGCTGGATACATCCTTCAATGTGCTCGACCGTGTCACCATCCAGGAACTTATTG CTCCTCTGGTCACAGTGACACCAAGCAAGCAGACAGAAAGCAATGAGGCAGAAAGTGCTCCAGAG GAAACCTTTGTGGAAACAAAGCAAGATGGCGTCTCAAGAAAATACATCCCTCCTGCAAG gATGATGTCCACAGAGAGTGCCAACAGCTTCACTCTGATTGGAGAAGCGTCGGACGGAGGCACCATGGAGAACCTCAGTCGGAGGCTGAAGGTGACCAGCGATCTGTTTGACATCATGTCAGGTCAGACCGACGTAGACCACCCGCTGTGCGAGGAGTGTACAGACACCCTGCTAGACCACCTGGACACGCAGCTCAACATCACAGAGAACGAGTGCCAGAACTACAA GAACTGCCTGGAACTGCTGTCCCagctgaaggaggaggaggaggacagcctGTTGCTGGAGCTCCAGAAACTGGGCGAGGAGGAGTCGTCACTGGTGGGGGAGCTGGAGGCGGTGGAAGAGCAGAGGGCTGCCGTGGCCGAGGACCTGGTCCAGGGACGCAGCCACTCCCAGCAGCTAGACACTGAGGAACTGCA GTACCAGAAGGAGTACAGTGAGTTCAAGCGGCAGCAGCTGGAGCTGGATGACGAGCTGAAGAGTGTGGACAACCAGATGCGATACTGCCAGATCCAACTGGACCGCCTGAAGAAGACCAACGTCTTCAACGCCACCTTCCACATCTG GCACAGTGGCCAGTTTGGCACCATCAATAACTTCCGTCTGGGCCGACTACCCAGTGTCCCCGTCGAGTGGAACGAGATCAACGCCGCCTGGGGTCAGACCGTGCTACTGCTCCACGCCCTCGCCAACAAGATGGGGCTACGCTTCCAGAG ataccGCCTGGTCCCATATGGAAACCACTCTTACCTGGAGTCACTTACAGACAAGTCCAAG gagctacCACTGTATTGTTCAGGGGGCCTGCGCTTCTTCTGGGACAACAAGTTTGACCATGCCATGGTGGCCTTCCTGGACTGTGTGCAGCAGttcaaggaggaggtggagaagggaGACACGGGATTCTGCCTGCCCTACAG GATGGATGTCGAGAAGGGCAAGATTGAGGACACAGGAGGCAGCGGCGGCTCCTACTCCATCAAGACCCAGTTCAACTCAGAGGAGCAGTGGACCAAGGCGCTCAAATTCATGTTGACCAACCTCAAGTGGGGCCTGGCGTGGGTGTCGTCTCAGTTTTACAACCGATAG